One window from the genome of Streptomyces sp. WZ-12 encodes:
- a CDS encoding O-acetyl-ADP-ribose deacetylase has translation MSTTLTLIQGDITEQTVDAVVNAANSSLLGGGGVDGAIHRRGGPDILDACRALRAGHYGRGLPTGQAVATTAGRLPARWVIHTVGPVHSSTEDRSALLASCYTESLRAAAQLGARTVAFPAISTGVYRWPLADAARTAVATVRAALATTPDAFDEIRFVVFDDRARTAYEAALAED, from the coding sequence ATGAGCACCACCCTCACCCTCATCCAGGGCGACATCACCGAACAGACCGTCGACGCCGTCGTCAACGCCGCCAACTCCTCCCTCCTCGGCGGCGGAGGCGTGGACGGAGCCATCCACCGCCGCGGCGGCCCCGACATCCTCGACGCGTGCCGCGCCCTGCGCGCCGGCCACTACGGCCGCGGCCTGCCCACCGGCCAGGCCGTCGCCACCACCGCCGGCCGACTCCCCGCCCGCTGGGTGATCCACACCGTCGGCCCGGTCCACTCCAGCACCGAGGACCGCAGCGCCCTCCTGGCCTCCTGCTACACCGAGTCGCTGCGCGCCGCCGCCCAACTCGGCGCCCGCACCGTCGCGTTCCCCGCCATCTCCACCGGCGTCTACCGCTGGCCGCTCGCCGACGCCGCCCGCACCGCCGTCGCCACCGTCCGCGCCGCCCTCGCCACCACCCCCGACGCCTTCGACGAGATCCGCTTCGTGGTCTTCGACGACCGCGCCCGCACCGCCTACGAGGCCGCCCTCGCCGAGGACTGA
- a CDS encoding phytoene desaturase family protein has translation MPTMLDAVVIGSGPNGLTAAVELARRGMSVEVFEARDGIGGGARTEELTLPGFRHDPCSAVHPLAAGSPAFRAMPLERHGLKWLHPDLPMAHPFPDGTAAVLAHSVGETAMSFGPHDAGTYRRLIAPFIGKWDAMAHDFLRTQWLGLPQDPVTYARFGLVAMQPVTLLNRRFQDEKARGLLAGLAAHAIAPLRGLGTSGLALMFALAAHANGWPVPRGGSQAISDALAGLLRTHGGALHTDFEVKRLDDLPPARAYVFDTSPTALARIAGLGNAYRNVVYGPSVFKIDYALSGPVPWTAADAHRAGTVHIGPTSGEISAALDAAVQGRDPSVPFLITAQPSLIDPTRAPEGKHTFWAYGHVPNGWEGDATDAVERQIERFAPGFRDLILARAVAGPPQLAARNANYVGGDTATGSAAGLRLLIRPKLTRVPYETAHPAVFLCSQATPPGPGVHGMSGHYAAKAVWRRLCTTGH, from the coding sequence GTGCCGACGATGCTCGACGCCGTGGTGATCGGATCGGGACCCAACGGCCTGACAGCGGCGGTCGAACTCGCCCGCCGCGGCATGTCCGTGGAGGTCTTCGAGGCCCGCGACGGAATCGGCGGCGGCGCCCGCACCGAAGAACTCACCCTCCCCGGCTTCCGCCACGACCCCTGCTCCGCGGTCCACCCGCTCGCCGCCGGCTCACCCGCCTTCCGCGCCATGCCCCTGGAACGGCACGGCCTCAAATGGCTCCACCCCGACCTCCCGATGGCGCACCCCTTCCCCGACGGCACCGCCGCCGTCCTCGCGCACTCCGTCGGCGAGACCGCGATGTCCTTCGGGCCGCACGACGCCGGCACCTACCGCCGGCTCATCGCCCCCTTCATCGGCAAGTGGGACGCCATGGCCCACGACTTCCTCCGCACCCAATGGCTCGGCCTGCCCCAAGACCCGGTGACCTACGCCCGCTTCGGCCTGGTCGCCATGCAGCCCGTCACCCTCCTCAACCGCCGCTTCCAGGACGAGAAGGCCCGCGGCCTGCTGGCCGGCCTCGCCGCGCACGCCATCGCCCCGCTCCGCGGCCTCGGCACCAGCGGCCTGGCCCTGATGTTCGCCCTCGCCGCCCACGCCAACGGCTGGCCGGTGCCCCGCGGCGGCTCCCAGGCCATCTCCGACGCCCTGGCCGGCCTGCTCCGCACCCACGGCGGCGCCCTGCACACCGACTTCGAGGTCAAGCGCCTGGACGACCTCCCGCCCGCCCGCGCCTACGTCTTCGACACCTCCCCGACCGCGCTCGCCCGCATCGCCGGCCTGGGCAACGCCTACCGCAACGTCGTCTACGGCCCCAGCGTCTTCAAGATCGACTACGCGCTCTCCGGCCCCGTCCCCTGGACCGCCGCCGACGCCCACCGCGCCGGCACCGTCCACATCGGCCCCACCAGCGGCGAAATCTCCGCCGCCCTGGACGCCGCCGTCCAAGGCCGCGACCCCTCCGTCCCCTTCCTCATCACCGCCCAACCCAGCCTCATCGACCCCACCCGCGCCCCCGAGGGCAAACACACCTTCTGGGCCTACGGCCACGTCCCCAACGGCTGGGAGGGCGACGCCACCGACGCCGTCGAGCGACAGATCGAACGATTCGCCCCCGGCTTCCGCGACCTGATCCTGGCCCGCGCCGTCGCCGGCCCCCCACAACTCGCCGCCCGCAACGCCAACTACGTCGGCGGCGACACCGCCACCGGCTCCGCCGCCGGCCTCCGCCTCCTCATCCGCCCCAAACTCACCCGCGTCCCCTACGAGACCGCCCACCCCGCCGTCTTCCTCTGCTCCCAGGCCACCCCACCCGGCCCCGGCGTCCACGGCATGTCCGGCCACTACGCCGCCAAGGCCGTCTGGCGCCGCCTGTGCACCACCGGCCACTGA
- a CDS encoding inositol monophosphatase family protein, producing MIEALKTHTAGDTTELTDVVTLSTTPDLSGLDLAAVEATIRQAAADEIMPRFRQLAAEDIVEKNGPHDLVTIADRRAEEHLTAALTALLPGSLVVGEEAVHADPTVLDALHGDALVWIVDPVDGTRQFVHGDPGFATLVALAHRGEVLASWTYAPALDQMATARRGAGARLNGTPLTTGHPAPDAPLEVATSHPDFTNDDQKRALATLNTPGVAPRPCGSAGLEYLHIAQGRLDATAFSWENSWDHAAGLLLVHEAGGASGTVAGEPFRIEGGNALPFTAARDAATARRILGLLAAAN from the coding sequence ATGATCGAAGCACTGAAGACCCACACCGCGGGAGACACCACGGAGCTCACCGACGTCGTCACCCTCAGCACCACCCCGGACCTCTCCGGGCTGGACCTCGCCGCCGTCGAGGCCACCATCCGGCAGGCCGCCGCCGACGAGATCATGCCCCGCTTCCGGCAGCTCGCCGCCGAGGACATCGTCGAGAAGAACGGCCCGCACGACCTCGTCACCATCGCCGACCGGCGCGCCGAAGAGCACCTCACCGCCGCCCTCACCGCGCTCCTGCCCGGCTCCCTCGTCGTCGGCGAAGAGGCCGTGCACGCCGACCCCACCGTCCTCGACGCCCTCCACGGCGACGCCCTGGTCTGGATCGTCGACCCGGTCGACGGCACCCGCCAATTCGTCCACGGCGACCCCGGCTTCGCGACCCTCGTCGCCCTCGCCCACCGCGGCGAGGTCCTCGCCTCCTGGACGTACGCGCCCGCCCTCGACCAGATGGCCACCGCCCGCCGCGGCGCCGGCGCCCGCCTCAACGGCACGCCCCTCACCACTGGCCACCCCGCGCCCGACGCCCCCCTCGAAGTCGCCACCTCCCACCCCGACTTCACCAACGACGACCAAAAGCGCGCCCTGGCCACCCTCAACACCCCCGGCGTCGCCCCCCGCCCCTGCGGCTCGGCCGGCCTCGAATACCTCCACATAGCCCAGGGCCGGCTCGACGCCACCGCCTTCAGCTGGGAGAACTCCTGGGACCACGCCGCCGGACTCCTCCTCGTCCACGAAGCCGGCGGCGCCAGCGGCACGGTCGCCGGCGAACCCTTCCGCATCGAGGGCGGCAACGCACTCCCCTTCACCGCGGCACGGGACGCCGCAACGGCGCGGCGTATCCTCGGACTGCTGGCAGCCGCCAACTGA
- a CDS encoding gamma-glutamyltransferase family protein: protein MFTTRPTLQGTFGMAATTHWLASQSAMAVLEDGGNAFDAAVAAGFALHVVEPHLNGPAGEVPLILAPADGPVQVLCGQGPAPAGATVAHYTSLGLDLVPGTGPLAAAVPGAFDAWMLLLRDHGTKSLADVLRYAIGYAEHGHPAVEGIGQTIATVRDLFTTEWTTSAELYLRGGQPVRPGELLTNRPLAATWRRLLTEVEAAATDRQTQIEAARRIWREGFIGEALAAFAARPAMDTSGERHAGTLTGDDLTAYAATYEQPVTHDWHGWTVAKAAAWTQGPAFLQQLALLPEELPAHAGPDYVHLLIEGCKLAMADREAWYGDATDDVPLTTLLSADYNTARRALIGHRASPALRPGSPDGRTPRLSKHALAVATGARGLDPLATPATGAGEPTVARDGATRGDTCHIDIVDRWGNLVSATPSGGWLQSNPVIPELGFPLGTRLQMTWLETGLPNSLTPGRRPRTTLTPSLALRDGVPVMAFGTPGGDQQDQWQLNFFLSVALRPQVRGGLDLQGAIDAPNWHTDSFPSSFYPRAMRPGSVTVESRIGQPVIDGLRSRGHDVTIGGAWTEGRLCAVARDPHTGVLSAAANPRGMQGYAVGR from the coding sequence GTGTTCACCACCCGCCCCACCCTCCAAGGCACCTTCGGCATGGCCGCCACCACCCACTGGCTGGCCTCCCAATCCGCGATGGCCGTCCTGGAGGACGGCGGCAACGCCTTCGACGCCGCCGTCGCCGCCGGATTCGCCCTGCACGTCGTCGAACCGCACCTCAACGGACCGGCCGGCGAGGTCCCCCTCATCCTGGCCCCCGCCGACGGACCGGTGCAGGTGCTCTGCGGCCAGGGCCCGGCCCCCGCCGGCGCGACCGTCGCCCACTACACCTCCCTCGGCCTCGACCTGGTGCCCGGCACCGGACCGCTCGCCGCCGCCGTCCCCGGCGCCTTCGACGCCTGGATGCTGCTGCTGCGCGACCACGGCACCAAGTCCCTGGCCGACGTGCTCCGTTACGCCATCGGCTACGCCGAACACGGCCACCCCGCCGTCGAAGGCATAGGGCAGACGATCGCCACCGTCCGCGACCTCTTCACCACCGAGTGGACCACCTCCGCCGAGCTCTACCTCCGCGGCGGCCAACCCGTCCGCCCCGGCGAACTCCTCACCAACCGCCCCCTGGCCGCCACTTGGCGCCGCCTCCTCACCGAGGTCGAGGCCGCCGCCACCGACCGCCAAACGCAGATCGAGGCCGCCCGCCGCATCTGGCGCGAGGGCTTCATCGGCGAGGCGCTCGCCGCCTTCGCCGCCCGCCCCGCCATGGACACCTCCGGCGAACGCCACGCCGGCACCCTCACCGGCGACGACCTCACCGCCTACGCCGCCACCTACGAGCAACCAGTAACCCACGACTGGCACGGCTGGACCGTCGCCAAGGCCGCCGCCTGGACCCAGGGCCCCGCCTTCCTCCAACAACTCGCCCTGCTCCCCGAGGAGTTGCCCGCCCACGCCGGCCCCGACTACGTCCACCTGCTCATCGAGGGCTGCAAACTGGCCATGGCCGACCGCGAAGCCTGGTACGGCGACGCCACCGACGACGTCCCGCTCACCACCCTCCTCAGCGCCGACTACAACACCGCCCGCCGCGCCCTCATCGGCCACCGCGCCTCCCCCGCACTACGGCCCGGCAGCCCCGACGGCCGCACCCCGCGCCTGAGCAAACACGCCCTCGCGGTGGCCACCGGCGCCCGCGGCCTCGACCCGTTGGCCACCCCCGCGACCGGCGCCGGCGAACCGACCGTGGCCCGCGACGGCGCCACCCGCGGCGACACCTGCCACATCGACATCGTCGACCGCTGGGGCAACCTCGTCTCCGCCACCCCCTCCGGCGGCTGGCTCCAGTCCAACCCGGTCATCCCCGAACTCGGCTTCCCCCTCGGCACCCGCCTCCAGATGACCTGGCTCGAAACCGGCCTGCCCAACTCCCTCACCCCCGGCCGCCGCCCCCGCACCACCCTCACCCCCTCCCTCGCCCTGCGCGACGGCGTCCCCGTCATGGCGTTCGGCACCCCCGGCGGCGACCAACAGGACCAATGGCAGCTCAACTTCTTCCTGTCCGTGGCGCTGCGCCCACAGGTCCGCGGCGGACTCGACCTCCAAGGCGCCATCGACGCCCCCAACTGGCACACCGACTCCTTCCCCAGCTCCTTCTACCCGCGCGCCATGCGCCCCGGCAGCGTCACCGTCGAATCCCGGATCGGCCAGCCCGTCATCGACGGACTGCGCAGCCGAGGCCATGACGTCACGATCGGCGGCGCCTGGACGGAGGGACGGCTGTGCGCCGTCGCCCGCGACCCCCACACCGGAGTGCTGTCGGCCGCCGCCAACCCCCGCGGCATGCAGGGATACGCGGTCGGCCGCTGA
- a CDS encoding SIR2 family NAD-dependent protein deacylase, protein MTSADAPSSVDGGSVRRPLVAILSGAGISTDSGIPDYRGPQGLWRRDPEAEKVVTYETYMADPEIRRRAWRMRRESPALRARPNAAHEAVARLERSGVPVRVITQNVDGLHQLAGMPARKVLELHGTAREVACTRCHVRSSMAEALERVAAGEVDPACLVCGGILKSATVMFGERLDPRVLGEAVGVAKAAEVFFAVGTTLQVQPAASLVGVAAEHGARLVIVNAEPTPYDGVAAEVVREPIGTALPRLLGALG, encoded by the coding sequence ATGACCAGTGCCGACGCCCCGAGCAGTGTGGACGGCGGGTCCGTGCGCCGTCCTTTGGTGGCGATCCTGAGCGGTGCCGGGATCTCCACCGATTCCGGGATTCCCGACTACCGCGGTCCGCAGGGGTTGTGGCGGCGCGATCCGGAGGCCGAGAAGGTGGTCACCTACGAGACGTACATGGCGGATCCGGAGATCCGGCGGCGGGCGTGGCGGATGCGGCGGGAGAGTCCGGCGTTGCGGGCGCGGCCGAATGCGGCGCACGAGGCGGTGGCCCGTTTGGAGCGGTCGGGGGTGCCGGTGCGGGTGATCACGCAGAACGTGGACGGTCTGCATCAGCTCGCCGGGATGCCGGCCCGCAAGGTGTTGGAACTGCACGGCACGGCGCGGGAGGTGGCGTGCACGCGGTGTCATGTCCGGTCGTCGATGGCGGAGGCGCTGGAGCGGGTGGCGGCGGGCGAGGTGGATCCGGCGTGCCTGGTGTGCGGGGGGATCTTGAAGTCGGCGACGGTGATGTTCGGGGAGCGGTTGGATCCGCGGGTGTTGGGCGAGGCGGTGGGGGTGGCGAAGGCGGCGGAGGTGTTCTTCGCGGTGGGGACCACGCTCCAGGTGCAGCCGGCGGCGTCGCTGGTGGGGGTGGCGGCGGAGCACGGTGCGCGGCTGGTGATCGTCAATGCCGAGCCGACGCCGTACGACGGCGTGGCCGCGGAGGTGGTGCGGGAGCCGATCGGGACGGCGCTGCCGCGGCTGTTGGGGGCGCTGGGCTGA
- a CDS encoding lipoate--protein ligase family protein encodes MQGKHHGEYKVPGGKLVVVDLDVVDGALRDVRVAGDFFLEPDEALDAINGALEGAPAETDARGLAARIDAALPAGAVLFGFSSEAVGVTVRRAVAGAQEWTDFDWQIIHEGPQPPALHMALDEVLTAEVAAGRRPPTLRVWEWDRPAVIIGSFQSLRNEVDAQGAERHGVTVVRRISGGGAMFVEPGNTITYSLCVPNSLVQGLTFAESYAYLDDWVLGALGDMGIKAWYKPLNDIATEAGKIAGAAQKRMVSPVGAERSASARGGDGRRAGGAVLHHVTMSYDIDAEKMVQVLRIGREKLSDKGTTSAKKRVDPLRRQTGLPRDEVIARMIASFRARYGGAMGSVSAQELARAEELAAGKFSSREWLTRVP; translated from the coding sequence GTGCAGGGCAAGCACCACGGTGAGTACAAGGTGCCGGGCGGCAAGCTGGTGGTCGTCGACCTCGATGTGGTGGACGGGGCGCTGCGCGACGTGCGGGTGGCCGGGGATTTCTTCCTGGAGCCGGACGAGGCGCTGGACGCCATCAACGGTGCGTTGGAGGGCGCGCCGGCGGAGACCGATGCGCGGGGGTTGGCGGCCCGGATCGACGCGGCGTTGCCGGCGGGTGCGGTGTTGTTCGGGTTCAGCAGCGAGGCGGTGGGCGTCACGGTGCGGCGGGCGGTCGCGGGCGCCCAGGAGTGGACGGACTTCGACTGGCAGATCATCCACGAGGGGCCGCAGCCGCCGGCGTTGCACATGGCGCTGGACGAGGTGCTGACGGCCGAGGTCGCGGCGGGGCGGCGGCCGCCGACGCTGCGGGTGTGGGAGTGGGACCGCCCGGCGGTGATCATCGGCAGCTTCCAGTCGTTGCGCAACGAGGTCGATGCGCAGGGCGCGGAGCGGCACGGCGTCACGGTGGTCCGGCGGATCTCCGGCGGCGGGGCGATGTTCGTGGAGCCGGGCAACACCATCACCTACTCGCTGTGCGTGCCCAACTCCCTGGTGCAGGGCCTGACGTTCGCGGAGAGCTATGCCTATCTGGACGACTGGGTGCTGGGGGCGCTCGGCGACATGGGCATCAAGGCGTGGTACAAGCCGCTGAACGACATCGCGACGGAGGCCGGGAAGATCGCGGGGGCGGCGCAGAAGCGGATGGTCAGTCCAGTAGGGGCAGAGCGCAGCGCTTCGGCTCGGGGCGGTGACGGGCGACGGGCGGGCGGTGCGGTGCTGCACCACGTGACGATGTCCTACGACATCGATGCGGAGAAGATGGTGCAGGTGCTGCGGATCGGCAGGGAGAAGCTGTCGGACAAGGGCACCACCAGCGCGAAGAAGCGGGTGGATCCGCTGCGTCGGCAGACGGGGCTGCCGCGGGACGAGGTCATCGCGCGGATGATCGCGTCGTTCCGGGCCCGGTACGGCGGGGCGATGGGGTCGGTGTCGGCGCAGGAGCTGGCGCGGGCCGAGGAGTTGGCGGCGGGGAAGTTCAGTTCTCGGGAGTGGCTGACGCGGGTGCCGTAG
- a CDS encoding CoA transferase: MPEPSAPRLTERLTAALAAPATDDAFDPHRELADILAGIDMTPDETGGTLTFRGADPIVPSPLRLGAASALALVTKSAVAAAIWRDRGGAGQDITMDLRRGPRRLAPISEPGRWERLNGYPPATPAIVGDGVTIGFYRTADDRWIMPANFYPKLSLAATKLLGIPDDASAAAAAIATWRATDLEAAAEEAGTVLPMVRTTAELMAEAQYQDVLAELPLIEIEKIGDSEPEPFPAGAAQPLDGIRALGMAHVIAGAGAGRALALHGADVLNLWRPFELEHDTLYCTANVGMRQATLDPYGTEGAAAVRELLRGADVFFANRRPGYLAKIGLTAEEAAALRPGIVHATVSLHGRTGPWAGRIGFDQVAGAVSGMLMLEGDEGRPALPPIGVINDNICGWLLAAGIGRALRRRAVEGGSYRVHISLTRVALWAVSMGVFDKNYARERAGTPGPHENHPLETFTADTPMGHYQGVTDQVVMSATPGRYRTVLSHRGADRPAWLPRP, translated from the coding sequence GTGCCCGAGCCGTCCGCGCCGCGCCTGACCGAACGCCTCACCGCCGCGCTGGCGGCCCCGGCCACCGACGACGCCTTCGACCCGCACCGCGAACTCGCCGACATCCTCGCCGGAATCGACATGACGCCCGACGAGACCGGCGGCACCCTCACCTTCCGCGGCGCCGACCCGATCGTCCCCAGCCCGCTGCGGCTGGGCGCCGCCTCGGCGCTCGCCCTCGTCACCAAGTCCGCGGTGGCGGCCGCGATCTGGCGCGACCGCGGCGGCGCCGGCCAGGACATCACCATGGACCTGCGCCGCGGCCCCCGCCGCCTCGCCCCCATCTCCGAGCCCGGCCGCTGGGAACGCCTCAACGGCTACCCGCCCGCCACCCCCGCGATCGTCGGCGACGGCGTCACCATCGGCTTCTACCGCACCGCCGACGACCGCTGGATCATGCCGGCCAACTTCTACCCCAAGCTCAGTCTGGCCGCCACGAAACTCCTCGGCATCCCCGACGACGCCTCCGCCGCCGCGGCGGCCATCGCCACCTGGCGCGCCACCGACCTCGAAGCGGCCGCCGAGGAGGCCGGCACCGTCCTGCCCATGGTCCGCACCACCGCGGAACTGATGGCCGAAGCCCAATACCAGGACGTGCTCGCCGAGTTGCCGCTCATCGAGATCGAGAAGATCGGCGACAGCGAGCCCGAACCCTTCCCCGCGGGCGCCGCCCAACCCCTCGACGGCATCCGCGCCCTCGGCATGGCCCACGTCATCGCCGGCGCCGGCGCCGGCCGCGCCCTCGCCCTGCACGGCGCCGACGTCCTCAACCTCTGGCGCCCCTTCGAGCTGGAGCACGACACCCTCTACTGCACCGCCAACGTCGGCATGCGCCAGGCCACCCTCGACCCCTACGGGACCGAAGGCGCCGCCGCCGTCCGGGAGTTGCTGCGCGGCGCCGACGTGTTCTTCGCCAACCGCCGCCCCGGCTACCTGGCCAAGATCGGCCTGACCGCCGAAGAGGCGGCCGCCCTGCGCCCCGGCATCGTCCACGCCACGGTCTCCCTGCACGGCCGCACCGGACCGTGGGCCGGCCGGATCGGCTTCGACCAAGTGGCCGGCGCCGTCTCCGGGATGCTGATGTTGGAGGGCGACGAGGGCCGGCCCGCGCTGCCGCCGATCGGCGTCATCAACGACAACATCTGCGGCTGGCTGCTGGCCGCCGGCATCGGCCGCGCCCTCAGGCGCCGCGCCGTCGAGGGCGGCAGCTACCGCGTCCACATCTCCCTGACCCGCGTCGCCCTCTGGGCGGTGAGCATGGGCGTCTTCGACAAGAACTACGCCCGCGAAAGGGCCGGCACGCCCGGCCCGCACGAGAACCACCCGCTGGAGACCTTCACCGCCGACACCCCCATGGGCCACTACCAGGGCGTCACGGACCAGGTCGTCATGTCCGCCACCCCCGGCCGCTACCGCACCGTCCTCAGCCACCGCGGCGCCGACCGCCCCGCCTGGCTGCCCCGCCCCTGA
- a CDS encoding GDP-mannose 4,6-dehydratase yields MAKHALITGITGQDGSYLSEHLLNEGYQVWGLIRGQANPHRPRINRLLPDVKLVDGDLLDQSSLVKALDFAQPDEVYNLGAISYVPLSWQQTELTGGVTGLGVLRMLEAIRMFSGFNGSTSAPRGQQIRFYQASSSEMFGKVTETPQHETTHFHPRSPYGVAKTYGHFITKNYRESFGMFGVSGILFNHESPRRGTEFVTRKITLAAARIKLGLQSKLPLGNLDARRDWGYAADYVQAMHLMLQRDEPQDYVIGTGVMHSVRDVLQIAFDAVGLDWNEYVYLDPALVRPAEVDTLCANPAKAEAELGWQPKVNFRELIELMVEADLRRQAQPNREEYLFSEW; encoded by the coding sequence ATGGCCAAACACGCACTCATCACCGGAATCACCGGGCAGGACGGCTCCTACCTCTCCGAGCACCTGCTCAACGAGGGCTACCAGGTCTGGGGCCTGATACGCGGTCAGGCGAACCCGCACCGGCCCCGCATCAACCGGCTACTGCCCGACGTGAAGCTCGTCGACGGCGACCTGCTCGACCAGAGCAGCCTGGTCAAGGCCCTCGACTTCGCCCAGCCCGACGAGGTCTACAACCTCGGCGCCATCTCCTACGTCCCGCTGTCCTGGCAGCAGACCGAACTCACCGGCGGCGTCACCGGACTGGGCGTGCTGCGCATGCTGGAGGCGATCCGCATGTTCAGCGGCTTCAACGGCTCCACCTCGGCACCCCGCGGTCAACAGATCCGCTTCTACCAGGCGTCGTCCTCCGAGATGTTCGGCAAGGTCACCGAGACCCCGCAGCACGAGACGACCCACTTCCACCCCCGCAGCCCCTACGGCGTCGCCAAGACCTACGGCCACTTCATCACCAAGAACTACCGCGAGTCGTTCGGCATGTTCGGCGTCTCCGGCATCCTGTTCAACCACGAATCGCCGCGCCGCGGCACCGAGTTCGTCACCCGCAAGATCACCCTCGCGGCGGCCAGGATCAAGCTGGGCCTGCAGTCCAAGCTGCCGCTGGGCAACCTCGACGCCCGACGCGACTGGGGCTATGCCGCGGACTACGTCCAGGCCATGCACCTGATGCTGCAACGCGACGAGCCCCAGGACTACGTCATCGGCACCGGCGTGATGCACTCGGTCCGCGACGTGCTCCAAATCGCCTTCGACGCCGTCGGGTTGGACTGGAACGAGTACGTCTACCTCGACCCGGCGCTGGTCCGCCCGGCCGAGGTCGACACCCTCTGCGCCAACCCCGCCAAGGCCGAGGCGGAGCTCGGCTGGCAGCCCAAGGTCAACTTCCGGGAACTGATCGAGCTGATGGTGGAGGCGGACCTGCGCCGCCAGGCCCAACCCAACCGCGAGGAGTACCTGTTCAGCGAATGGTGA